In Pseudoalteromonas sp. MM1, a single window of DNA contains:
- the lgt gene encoding prolipoprotein diacylglyceryl transferase, which produces MALEFPQIDPIIFSVGPLSVRWYGLMYLIGFAFAMWFANRQAEKPNSGWTKEQVSDLLFYGMLGVILGGRIGYVLFYQFSYFLENPFYLFRIDQGGMSFHGGTLGVITAIILFAKTRKKSLFAVGDFVVPLVPVGLLAGRIGNFINGELWGRVSDVPWAMVFPTGGPLARHPSQLYEAFFEGLVLFLILIWFIKKPRPAGSVAGVFLLGYGVFRFCIEYFRQPDAQLGLFADFISMGQILSLPMIIGGLGLLIWAYKKPQPVTAAKA; this is translated from the coding sequence ATGGCACTTGAGTTTCCTCAAATCGATCCAATCATTTTTTCTGTTGGACCGCTAAGCGTACGTTGGTACGGTTTAATGTATTTAATTGGTTTTGCATTTGCGATGTGGTTTGCTAATCGTCAAGCCGAAAAACCTAACTCTGGTTGGACTAAAGAGCAAGTAAGCGATTTGCTTTTTTACGGCATGCTAGGGGTTATTTTAGGCGGTAGAATTGGTTACGTATTGTTTTATCAGTTTAGCTACTTTTTAGAAAATCCATTTTATTTATTCAGAATCGACCAAGGCGGAATGTCCTTCCACGGTGGTACGTTAGGTGTAATAACCGCTATTATACTTTTTGCAAAAACCCGTAAAAAATCACTGTTTGCAGTGGGCGACTTTGTCGTGCCGCTTGTACCTGTGGGGTTATTAGCAGGGCGTATTGGTAACTTTATAAATGGCGAACTATGGGGCCGCGTAAGCGATGTGCCATGGGCAATGGTATTTCCAACGGGTGGGCCGCTAGCGCGTCACCCATCACAGTTATACGAAGCCTTTTTTGAAGGGCTAGTCCTGTTTTTAATTTTAATATGGTTTATTAAAAAGCCTCGTCCTGCAGGCAGCGTAGCCGGTGTATTTTTATTAGGGTATGGCGTATTTAGATTTTGTATTGAATACTTCCGCCAACCCGATGCGCAGCTTGGCCTATTTGCCGATTTTATTTCAATGGGGCAAATACTCTCTTTACCTATGATAATTGGTGGCCTAGGGCTATTAATTTGGGCGTATAAAAAACCGCAACCTGTAACAGCAGCAAAGGCATAG
- a CDS encoding sulfite exporter TauE/SafE family protein → MYDLALLVASCALLGCVVGFLAGLLGIGGGLIIVPVLSSLLLMFDVTSPDHVLVISIATSLASILFTSTSSVMAHHKNDNVPWQIAPWVMSGVGFGALISGFAASLIPEQALRSVFAVSVVFIAGRMVLASSSKPLKEKSLPKGPILGSISALMGALSGLIGIGGGALIAPMLNYFSVDIKKAIGCASACGIVIALFGSIGYISAGWQVTDLAHGFAGFVYLPALFGIVITSWFVAPLGAKATHYLPVTIIKKIFAVLLVLIALKMVFS, encoded by the coding sequence ATGTATGACTTAGCTTTACTCGTGGCCAGTTGTGCGCTACTTGGCTGTGTAGTTGGCTTTTTAGCAGGGCTATTAGGGATAGGCGGCGGTTTAATTATTGTGCCTGTTTTAAGTAGCTTATTACTAATGTTTGATGTTACTTCACCTGATCACGTATTAGTTATTTCTATTGCTACTTCGCTTGCCTCTATTTTATTCACATCTACTTCTTCAGTAATGGCTCATCATAAAAATGATAATGTACCTTGGCAAATTGCGCCTTGGGTAATGTCGGGTGTAGGCTTTGGTGCGTTAATAAGTGGATTTGCCGCAAGCTTAATACCCGAACAAGCATTACGCAGTGTGTTTGCAGTGAGTGTTGTGTTTATTGCCGGCAGAATGGTGTTGGCATCAAGCAGTAAACCGCTTAAAGAAAAATCGTTACCGAAAGGGCCAATTTTAGGAAGCATTTCTGCCCTTATGGGTGCGCTTTCTGGTTTAATAGGTATTGGCGGCGGCGCACTTATTGCTCCTATGCTAAATTACTTTTCGGTTGATATAAAAAAAGCGATAGGGTGCGCATCAGCATGTGGCATTGTTATCGCGCTATTTGGCTCTATTGGTTATATAAGCGCAGGGTGGCAGGTAACCGATTTAGCGCACGGGTTCGCAGGGTTTGTATACTTACCTGCATTATTTGGTATTGTAATAACATCGTGGTTTGTGGCGCCTTTAGGGGCTAAAGCAACTCATTATTTACCTGTTACTATAATAAAGAAAATTTTCGCGGTGTTGCTTGTGCTCATCGCACTTAAAATGGTTTTTAGTTAA
- the ptsP gene encoding phosphoenolpyruvate--protein phosphotransferase — protein MLATLRTIAESVSQQANLDSALVCFVKMVKEAMKTQCCSIYFADYSQDNFVLMATEGLNPDAVGKFRIGFTEGLVGLVAQREEPINIAFAKSHPRFKLSPEVNEEGYNAFLSVPVVHQKKVLGVIVVQQKMARVFSQDEESFLITLSAQLASQLAHAEIKELLRQDESSHQTSVLKGVSSAPGIGIGQAFVVLPKLDFKSIELKRDPNSAEQKRLFTQAVAATRKEFNTLSMTLSDSIPREALAVFDVYQQLLDAKSLGHNVEVQLQEGWCAKSALKIVIERLISQFNAMQDPYIKERAVDVKDIGLRVLHHLVNTEHAVKDYPPNTILIANTLTPAMLAEVPNGHLAGVVSVNGSANSHASILTRAMGIPAIWGIEDLPLLQFDAKPMILDAFAGRLYISPSQVLLDEYAQLKHQDKLLNNRFLAEQSAQSVTLDGEQINLMLNAGLELNTEQSSAHICDGVGLYRTEAWFMQKGQFPSQAEQENWYREVLKSYHPAPVIMRTLDIGGDKVLDYFNITEENPFLGWRGIRISLDHPELFLDQLKAMLKANIGLGNLKIMLPMISGTEEVDEALALFEQAYFELSEKCPNQSLERPEVGIMLEVPSSIFMLDEWAKKVDFCSVGSNDLTQYLLAVDRANARVAQLFNPYHPGVLRVLNKVAKECNKHSLPFSLCGELGGEPEGAILLIAMGYRHLSMNMSSLTKVKWILRRLNINDMQQLLAECLVQSNAKQVLRLTRNFMIEHQLGDLFYTAK, from the coding sequence ATGCTGGCAACACTTAGAACTATTGCTGAGTCTGTTTCGCAACAAGCGAATTTAGACAGTGCCTTAGTGTGCTTTGTGAAAATGGTTAAAGAGGCCATGAAAACCCAGTGCTGCTCTATTTATTTTGCCGACTACAGCCAAGATAACTTTGTACTTATGGCAACCGAAGGGCTAAACCCCGATGCCGTAGGCAAGTTTAGAATTGGTTTTACCGAAGGGCTTGTTGGTTTAGTCGCTCAGCGTGAAGAGCCCATTAATATTGCTTTTGCAAAATCTCATCCGCGTTTTAAGCTCTCCCCTGAAGTAAACGAAGAAGGTTACAATGCCTTTTTATCTGTACCTGTGGTGCATCAAAAAAAGGTATTGGGCGTTATTGTTGTACAACAAAAAATGGCGCGGGTTTTTAGCCAAGACGAAGAGTCGTTTTTAATTACGCTTTCGGCCCAGCTGGCCTCACAACTTGCGCATGCTGAAATAAAAGAGCTTTTACGCCAAGACGAATCATCACACCAAACCTCAGTGCTCAAAGGGGTGTCGAGTGCGCCAGGTATTGGGATTGGGCAAGCCTTTGTGGTACTCCCTAAGCTTGATTTTAAATCTATAGAGCTAAAAAGAGACCCAAATAGTGCCGAGCAGAAACGTTTGTTTACACAAGCTGTTGCAGCTACCCGCAAAGAATTTAATACCCTATCGATGACCTTGAGTGACTCAATCCCGCGAGAAGCACTCGCAGTATTTGATGTATACCAACAATTACTTGATGCCAAAAGTTTAGGCCACAATGTTGAGGTACAGTTACAAGAGGGCTGGTGTGCAAAAAGTGCCTTAAAAATTGTTATTGAGCGGCTTATTTCACAGTTTAATGCTATGCAAGACCCCTACATTAAAGAGCGCGCAGTTGATGTAAAAGACATTGGCCTCAGGGTATTACACCACCTTGTAAACACAGAGCACGCGGTAAAAGATTACCCGCCCAATACCATATTAATTGCTAATACCTTAACGCCCGCCATGCTGGCTGAAGTACCTAATGGGCATTTAGCCGGCGTTGTTAGTGTGAATGGCTCAGCCAATAGCCATGCCTCTATATTAACCCGTGCTATGGGGATACCGGCTATTTGGGGTATTGAAGATTTACCCTTATTGCAATTTGATGCCAAACCAATGATATTAGATGCCTTTGCTGGGCGTTTATATATTTCTCCTTCGCAGGTATTACTCGATGAATACGCACAGTTAAAGCACCAAGATAAACTACTCAATAACCGATTTTTAGCAGAACAAAGTGCACAGTCGGTTACCTTAGATGGTGAGCAAATCAACTTAATGCTCAATGCAGGGCTTGAGCTTAATACCGAACAAAGCAGTGCGCATATTTGCGATGGGGTAGGGCTTTATCGTACCGAAGCATGGTTTATGCAAAAAGGGCAATTTCCATCGCAGGCTGAACAAGAAAACTGGTATAGGGAAGTGCTAAAAAGCTATCACCCAGCGCCTGTGATTATGCGCACCCTAGATATTGGTGGTGATAAAGTTTTAGATTACTTTAATATTACCGAAGAAAACCCCTTTTTAGGGTGGCGCGGCATACGCATAAGCCTTGATCATCCAGAACTGTTTTTAGATCAGCTCAAAGCCATGTTAAAAGCAAACATAGGCTTAGGTAATTTAAAAATAATGCTGCCTATGATTAGCGGCACAGAAGAAGTAGACGAAGCGCTTGCGTTATTTGAGCAAGCTTATTTTGAATTAAGCGAAAAGTGCCCAAATCAAAGTTTAGAGCGCCCAGAAGTAGGCATTATGCTTGAAGTACCCTCGAGTATATTTATGCTCGATGAGTGGGCAAAAAAAGTCGACTTTTGCTCAGTAGGCAGTAACGATTTAACGCAATACTTACTTGCTGTAGATAGAGCAAATGCGCGCGTTGCTCAGTTATTTAACCCATACCACCCCGGTGTGTTAAGGGTATTAAATAAAGTAGCTAAAGAATGTAATAAACACAGCTTACCTTTTAGTTTATGTGGCGAGCTAGGCGGCGAGCCAGAGGGCGCAATTTTACTTATTGCCATGGGCTATAGGCATTTAAGTATGAACATGTCGTCGTTAACGAAAGTAAAGTGGATTTTAAGACGCTTAAACATCAACGATATGCAGCAGTTACTTGCAGAGTGCTTAGTGCAATCAAACGCTAAACAGGTACTGCGCTTAACGCGTAACTTTATGATTGAACACCAATTAGGCGATCTATTCTACACCGCTAAATAA
- the rppH gene encoding RNA pyrophosphohydrolase produces MIDAEGFRANVGIVICNNQGQVFWARRYGQHSWQFPQGGVDDGETPEQTMYRELHEEVGLRPEDVEIVASSKHWLRYKLPKRLIRRDSSPVCIGQKQKWFLLKLRCKDEDVNLLKTHHPEFDDWRWVSYWYPVRQVVSFKRDVYRRVMKEFAPFAMPFNKREHHKEQWRHKR; encoded by the coding sequence GTGATTGATGCCGAAGGTTTTCGTGCCAATGTCGGAATTGTAATTTGCAATAATCAGGGACAGGTTTTTTGGGCTAGACGTTACGGTCAACATTCTTGGCAATTTCCCCAAGGTGGTGTTGATGACGGAGAAACACCCGAACAAACCATGTACCGTGAATTACACGAAGAAGTAGGTTTGCGACCAGAAGATGTAGAAATAGTTGCAAGCTCAAAACATTGGTTACGCTATAAATTACCCAAGCGATTAATTCGCCGCGACTCTAGTCCGGTATGTATTGGGCAAAAACAAAAATGGTTTTTATTAAAACTGCGTTGTAAAGATGAAGATGTAAACTTGCTTAAAACACATCATCCCGAGTTTGATGATTGGCGCTGGGTGAGTTATTGGTACCCGGTAAGGCAAGTAGTGTCGTTTAAACGCGATGTATACAGGCGGGTGATGAAAGAGTTTGCACCCTTTGCTATGCCTTTTAATAAAAGAGAACATCATAAAGAACAGTGGCGACACAAAAGGTAG
- the mutH gene encoding DNA mismatch repair endonuclease MutH, which produces MRPTKPHSINDLMQRVNAIAGLTLGQLASQYSFKTPDDLLREKGWTGQLIEYVLGATAGSKPLPDFEDLGIELKTLPISYKGKPLETTFVSVTPLIGVTGMTWHTSAVRKKLNHVLWLPILSERDIAPFDRTIGSGFLWQPTPEQDALLQRDWEEQMELIALGRVDEISGHLGDAMQIRPKAANSKIVTDAIGPNGQIIKTLPRGFYLKTSFTGAILKQQFQL; this is translated from the coding sequence ATGCGACCAACAAAACCCCATTCAATTAATGACTTAATGCAACGCGTTAATGCTATTGCCGGATTAACATTAGGCCAACTAGCCTCTCAATACAGTTTTAAAACCCCTGACGATCTATTACGCGAAAAAGGCTGGACCGGACAACTTATTGAATACGTATTAGGTGCTACTGCAGGCTCGAAACCCCTTCCCGACTTTGAAGATTTAGGCATTGAATTAAAAACACTGCCAATTTCGTATAAAGGAAAACCCTTAGAAACCACTTTTGTTTCGGTGACCCCCCTTATAGGCGTAACTGGGATGACATGGCATACAAGCGCTGTGCGTAAAAAGTTAAATCATGTTTTATGGCTGCCTATATTGAGTGAGCGCGATATTGCACCATTTGATAGAACCATAGGCAGTGGTTTTTTGTGGCAACCAACACCTGAGCAAGATGCGCTGTTACAACGAGACTGGGAAGAACAAATGGAGTTGATTGCACTTGGACGAGTGGATGAGATATCAGGCCATTTAGGGGATGCAATGCAAATTCGTCCAAAAGCCGCGAATAGCAAAATTGTGACCGATGCCATTGGCCCAAATGGTCAAATTATAAAAACCTTACCCCGTGGTTTTTATTTAAAAACCAGTTTTACTGGGGCTATTTTAAAGCAGCAGTTTCAGCTTTAA
- the eno gene encoding phosphopyruvate hydratase — protein sequence MSEIVKVIGREIMDSRGNPTVEADVYLADGSWGRAAAPSGASTGTREALELRDGDKARYLGKGVLNAVGFINNEIADALKGQNALEQSAVDKVMLDLDGTENKEKLGANAILAVSLATAKAAAQFKKVELYEHIADLNGTPGVYSMPLPMMNIINGGEHADNSVDIQEFMIQPVGAANFREGLRMGAEVFHSLAKVLKADGHSTAVGDEGGFAPNLASNEAALAAIKTAVANAGYELGKDITLAMDCAASEFYDKEANIYDLKGEGKKFTSEEFNYFLKELTEQYPIVSIEDGLDESDWDGFAHQTKLLGDKIQLVGDDLFVTNTKILKRGIDNGIANSILIKFNQIGSLTETLAAIKMAKDAGFTVVISHRSGETEDATIADLAVGTAAGQIKTGSLSRSDRVAKYNQLLRIEEALGSKAPYNGLKEVKGQ from the coding sequence ATGTCAGAAATCGTAAAAGTAATTGGTCGCGAAATTATGGACTCGCGTGGTAACCCTACTGTTGAAGCTGATGTATATTTAGCTGATGGTTCTTGGGGCCGAGCTGCCGCTCCTTCAGGTGCATCAACAGGTACTCGCGAAGCACTAGAGCTACGTGATGGTGACAAAGCCCGTTACTTAGGTAAAGGCGTATTAAACGCAGTTGGTTTTATTAACAACGAAATTGCTGATGCGCTAAAAGGCCAAAATGCATTAGAGCAAAGTGCTGTAGATAAAGTAATGCTAGATTTAGATGGCACTGAAAATAAAGAAAAACTAGGTGCAAATGCTATCTTAGCGGTATCACTAGCGACTGCAAAAGCCGCTGCACAATTTAAAAAAGTTGAGCTGTACGAGCACATCGCAGACCTAAACGGTACACCAGGTGTTTACTCAATGCCATTACCTATGATGAACATTATCAACGGTGGTGAGCACGCAGATAACTCTGTAGATATTCAAGAATTTATGATCCAACCTGTTGGCGCTGCAAACTTCCGCGAAGGCCTACGTATGGGCGCTGAAGTATTCCACAGCCTTGCTAAAGTATTAAAAGCAGACGGCCACTCTACTGCGGTAGGTGATGAAGGTGGTTTTGCACCAAACCTTGCATCAAACGAAGCGGCGCTTGCTGCCATTAAAACAGCTGTAGCAAACGCAGGTTACGAGCTAGGTAAAGATATTACACTGGCTATGGACTGTGCAGCATCTGAGTTTTACGACAAAGAAGCAAACATTTACGACCTTAAAGGTGAAGGTAAAAAGTTCACTTCAGAAGAGTTTAACTACTTCTTAAAAGAGCTAACTGAGCAATACCCAATTGTATCTATTGAAGATGGCTTAGATGAGTCAGATTGGGATGGCTTTGCACACCAAACTAAATTATTGGGCGATAAAATCCAATTAGTAGGTGATGATTTATTCGTAACTAACACTAAGATTTTAAAACGCGGTATTGATAACGGTATTGCTAACTCAATCCTAATTAAATTTAACCAAATTGGTTCACTAACTGAAACGTTAGCAGCAATCAAAATGGCTAAAGATGCAGGCTTTACGGTTGTTATTTCACACCGCTCTGGCGAAACTGAAGATGCAACAATTGCTGATTTAGCAGTGGGTACTGCTGCAGGCCAAATTAAAACAGGTTCATTGAGCCGTTCTGATCGTGTTGCTAAGTACAACCAACTTCTTCGCATTGAAGAAGCGCTAGGCTCTAAAGCACCTTACAATGGTCTAAAAGAAGTTAAAGGCCAGTAA